In a single window of the Nodularia spumigena CCY9414 genome:
- a CDS encoding SDR family oxidoreductase encodes MISLENRIILITGASSGIGTACAKIFAGAGAKLILAARRWERLEELADTLNKEFGVETHLLQLDVRDRSAVESAISSLPPAWSDIDILINNAGLSRGLDKLHEGDFQGWDEMIDTNIKGLLYLTRYVVPGMVKRDRGHIVNLGSIAGHQTYPGGNVYCATKAAVKAISEGLKQDLLGTPVRVTSIDPGMVETEFSNVRFHGDNARADKVYQGVTPLTADDVADVIFFCVTRSPHVNINELILMPVDQASATLVHRQT; translated from the coding sequence ATGATTTCTCTAGAAAACCGAATTATTCTGATTACTGGTGCGAGTAGTGGTATCGGTACTGCTTGCGCCAAAATCTTTGCTGGTGCGGGTGCAAAATTAATTTTAGCGGCGCGACGCTGGGAACGCTTGGAGGAATTAGCGGATACACTGAACAAAGAGTTTGGCGTGGAGACTCATTTGTTACAGTTAGATGTGCGCGATCGCTCGGCGGTAGAATCTGCCATTTCTAGCTTACCGCCTGCTTGGTCTGACATTGATATTCTGATTAATAATGCTGGTTTGAGTCGCGGTTTAGACAAGCTGCATGAAGGCGACTTTCAAGGGTGGGATGAAATGATTGATACTAATATCAAGGGGTTACTTTATCTTACCCGCTATGTTGTTCCGGGAATGGTGAAACGCGATCGCGGTCATATTGTGAATTTAGGTTCCATTGCTGGACATCAAACTTATCCCGGTGGTAACGTCTACTGTGCGACTAAAGCTGCTGTCAAAGCAATTTCTGAAGGTTTAAAACAAGACTTGTTGGGAACTCCTGTGCGGGTAACTTCCATTGATCCGGGAATGGTAGAAACTGAATTTAGTAATGTGCGTTTTCATGGTGATAATGCACGCGCTGACAAAGTTTACCAAGGAGTTACCCCCCTCACAGCCGATGATGTCGCTGATGTGATATTTTTCTGCGTCACGCGATCGCCTCATGTTAATATCAACGAATTGATCCTCATGCCTGTTGATCAAGCCAGCGCCACCTTAGTTCATCGACAAACATAA
- the murG gene encoding undecaprenyldiphospho-muramoylpentapeptide beta-N-acetylglucosaminyltransferase: MANAPIKLLIAASGTGGHLFPAIALAQKLPDYEIEWLGVPNRLETQLVPKHYPLNTIAVEGFQQGFGLSTLRILGRLMAAILEVRRILKQGNFQGVVTTGGYIAGPSVIAARSLGLPVVFHESNALPGKVTRFFGPWCSVVALGFAEASKYLPRAKNACVGTPVRSQFLDQGLNTSLDLPIPNGVPLIVVFGGSQGAVAVNKLVRESAPAWFDAGAYVVHLTGDRDPEADSLQHSQYIALPFYDNMAALLRRANLAISRAGAGSLTELGVCGTPAILIPYPFAAEDHQTYNADVFTQAGAALTFQQSSLTTEILQTQVLNLLQSPTELAKMAENAKAIAVPDSAEKLASLVREIIEISR, from the coding sequence ATGGCAAACGCACCGATAAAATTATTAATAGCTGCCAGTGGGACTGGTGGACACTTGTTTCCAGCGATCGCACTGGCGCAGAAACTGCCAGACTATGAAATTGAATGGCTGGGTGTCCCCAATCGTTTAGAAACTCAACTGGTTCCCAAACACTATCCTTTGAATACTATTGCAGTTGAAGGGTTTCAGCAAGGATTTGGATTGTCTACACTACGCATTTTGGGTCGGCTGATGGCGGCGATTCTAGAAGTACGGCGCATTCTCAAACAAGGTAATTTTCAAGGTGTCGTCACCACTGGGGGTTATATTGCAGGACCGAGTGTGATTGCAGCGCGTTCCCTGGGATTACCTGTAGTTTTTCATGAATCGAACGCCTTACCCGGTAAAGTCACCCGGTTTTTTGGCCCTTGGTGCAGTGTGGTGGCTTTAGGATTTGCCGAGGCTAGTAAGTATTTACCTCGTGCCAAAAATGCCTGTGTGGGTACTCCCGTGCGTTCTCAATTTTTGGATCAAGGACTGAATACATCACTGGATTTACCGATTCCTAATGGTGTGCCTTTAATTGTAGTCTTTGGTGGCAGTCAAGGTGCTGTGGCTGTAAATAAGTTAGTGCGCGAGTCCGCTCCGGCTTGGTTTGATGCAGGTGCTTATGTGGTACATTTAACAGGCGATCGCGATCCTGAAGCAGATAGTCTTCAGCATTCACAATACATAGCATTACCGTTTTACGATAATATGGCGGCATTGTTAAGACGAGCCAATTTAGCCATTAGTCGGGCTGGGGCTGGTAGCTTGACAGAATTAGGTGTATGTGGTACGCCAGCGATCTTGATTCCTTACCCCTTTGCTGCCGAAGACCATCAAACATACAATGCAGATGTATTTACTCAAGCTGGTGCAGCCTTAACGTTTCAGCAATCTTCGTTAACAACAGAGATATTACAAACTCAAGTTTTAAATTTATTACAATCACCAACAGAGTTAGCTAAAATGGCAGAAAATGCCAAGGCGATCGCAGTTCCTGATAGTGCCGAAAAATTAGCTTCCTTAGTCCGTGAGATCATTGAGATTTCCAGATAA
- a CDS encoding DUF6737 family protein, producing MSAEKSLSPWHYKPWWCQPWSILLTGVMLMSGSWLLFKTIWLTVLVSIPVLTWMGFFLLIWPKMMKSD from the coding sequence ATGTCAGCAGAAAAATCTCTCAGTCCTTGGCACTACAAACCTTGGTGGTGTCAGCCCTGGTCTATACTTCTCACAGGTGTAATGCTGATGAGCGGTAGTTGGTTATTATTTAAAACTATTTGGCTAACAGTTCTTGTTTCCATACCTGTCTTAACATGGATGGGATTTTTTCTCTTAATTTGGCCAAAAATGATGAAATCAGACTGA
- a CDS encoding S8 family peptidase: MSNPAFNLIGLTQLRNDSRFVGIDGSGMAVAVIDTGLDGTHSLLNSNYVAGRDFVYGDNDPEDIDGHGTHVAGTVGAADPRYGVAPDVKLIGLKVFGNNGGGARSTDIQAALQWVIDNKELYNIVAVNMSLGAGFYTSVSEAAGDIIIDEVRRLEELGVVVVSATGNSFKNNEYQNMAAPAIFSTLAVGAVWQDGINRNIRWGSGGIDYTTGADRVTSFSQRLDAPNKIFAPGAMITSTVPGNRLDAMAGTSMASPVVAGAVALMQEAAMQFGGRFLTSSEVVQIMRSTADIIFDGDDEDDNVQNTSTNYPRLNIYNAVQEVQRLFQDIAPNGDPNGTIQGAYIGPILDGTTTINSILGSIGIDGGSVQVGDKDVDIIRFEMRSPGIITIEVSSHPDNPADFDSLLRLFNTSGEEIAFDDDSGVDTFSAIKISLASGVYYAGISGYNNRNYNPNVAASGVSAATGNYSLNFQLRNPDPNGIISGAIPVNLGTDSEPLYFQGIVDSDPIANSDERITIGPADVDIFKLVAPDNGILLIDIDTPYDNYVDSFLRVFDEDGNELFFSDDDLAFNSSLVYTEFTDNEYPSLVFPDSVDRSYYEGHTTDSFIGLRVDRGQTYYIAVSDYDNQTYNPNSLDGRSGTGTGGLFDLTVQFFSNDQNGSITQALKNNYIP, from the coding sequence ATGAGTAATCCTGCTTTTAATTTGATTGGTTTGACCCAACTACGTAATGACTCCCGCTTTGTAGGGATTGATGGTAGTGGGATGGCAGTTGCAGTTATTGATACTGGTTTAGATGGGACTCATTCTCTACTGAATAGCAATTATGTCGCTGGCCGGGACTTTGTGTATGGAGATAATGACCCTGAAGATATTGACGGACACGGTACTCACGTAGCAGGTACAGTTGGAGCGGCAGATCCTAGATATGGAGTTGCACCTGATGTGAAGTTAATTGGCTTGAAGGTGTTTGGTAATAATGGAGGTGGAGCCAGGTCTACAGATATTCAAGCTGCTTTGCAGTGGGTGATTGACAACAAAGAGCTTTACAACATTGTGGCTGTCAATATGTCACTGGGGGCGGGATTTTATACGTCCGTTTCTGAGGCTGCGGGTGATATTATAATTGATGAGGTGAGAAGACTGGAAGAATTAGGCGTTGTTGTTGTCTCAGCTACTGGGAATTCATTTAAAAATAATGAGTATCAGAATATGGCAGCGCCAGCAATTTTCAGCACGTTAGCTGTGGGTGCTGTCTGGCAAGATGGAATTAATCGAAACATTCGTTGGGGTTCGGGAGGAATTGACTATACAACAGGAGCCGATCGCGTAACTAGTTTTTCCCAACGCCTAGATGCACCCAACAAAATATTTGCCCCTGGGGCAATGATTACTAGTACTGTACCGGGAAACCGTCTGGATGCTATGGCTGGAACAAGTATGGCATCTCCTGTGGTGGCGGGAGCAGTGGCTCTGATGCAGGAAGCAGCGATGCAATTTGGGGGGCGTTTTTTGACTTCATCAGAAGTTGTGCAGATTATGCGCTCCACCGCAGACATCATTTTTGATGGCGATGATGAAGATGATAATGTTCAAAATACATCAACTAATTATCCTCGTTTAAATATTTATAATGCTGTACAGGAAGTTCAACGCCTATTTCAGGACATTGCCCCTAATGGAGACCCCAATGGCACTATTCAAGGTGCTTACATTGGGCCAATTTTAGATGGTACTACTACGATTAATTCCATTTTGGGTAGTATTGGTATTGATGGTGGTTCAGTGCAAGTGGGTGATAAAGATGTTGATATCATCAGGTTTGAAATGCGATCGCCTGGAATAATTACAATTGAAGTTAGTTCTCATCCTGACAACCCGGCGGATTTTGATAGTCTTTTACGCCTGTTTAACACTTCAGGTGAAGAAATTGCTTTTGATGACGACTCAGGCGTTGACACCTTCTCTGCAATTAAGATCTCCCTTGCGTCTGGTGTTTATTATGCGGGAATCAGTGGCTATAACAATCGCAACTATAATCCCAATGTCGCCGCTAGTGGTGTATCTGCCGCAACAGGCAATTATTCCCTCAACTTCCAACTCAGAAATCCTGATCCCAATGGAATTATCAGTGGTGCAATTCCTGTCAATTTGGGTACAGATTCAGAACCTTTATATTTTCAGGGTATTGTGGATTCTGACCCTATTGCCAACTCCGATGAACGGATTACTATTGGGCCAGCAGATGTAGATATTTTCAAACTGGTAGCACCAGATAATGGCATTTTATTAATAGATATTGACACTCCTTACGATAACTATGTTGATTCATTTCTGAGAGTCTTTGATGAAGATGGCAATGAGTTATTTTTTAGTGATGATGATCTAGCTTTTAATAGCTCGTTAGTGTATACAGAATTCACTGATAATGAATACCCCAGTCTAGTTTTTCCCGACTCGGTTGATCGCAGTTATTACGAAGGACATACCACTGATAGCTTTATTGGCTTAAGAGTGGACAGAGGTCAAACTTATTACATTGCTGTTTCAGATTATGACAACCAAACTTATAATCCTAACAGTCTCGATGGGCGTTCTGGTACTGGTACAGGTGGTTTGTTTGACCTGACTGTACAGTTTTTCAGTAATGACCAAAATGGTAGTATTACACAGGCATTAAAAAATAATTATATACCAA
- the ahcY gene encoding adenosylhomocysteinase has product MTATSPRLKHEVKDLALAPLGRQRIDWAGREMPVLAQIRDRFEKEKPFAGLRLVACAHITTETAHLAIALKAGGADAVLIASNPLSTQDDVAACLVTDYEIPVFAQKGEDNATYNRHVQIALDHRPNIIIDDGSDVVAELVQNRQHQISDLIGTTEETTTGIVRLRAMFNDGVLTFPAVNVNDADTKHFFDNRYGTGQSTLDGIIRATNILLAGKNVVVVGYGWCGKGTALRARGMGANVIVTEIDPIKAIEAVMDGFRVLPMAEAATYGDIFITVTGNKHVVRGEHFDVMKDGAIVCNSGHFDLELDLKYLASQAKEVKEVRPFTEEYKLTSGKSVVVLGQGRLINLAAAEGHPSAVMDMSFANQALAVEYLVKNKGKLEPGLHSIPVEVDQEIARLKLEAMGIHIDTLTADQIEYINSWTSGT; this is encoded by the coding sequence ATGACTGCAACTTCTCCCCGATTAAAGCACGAGGTTAAAGACCTCGCTCTCGCTCCCTTGGGAAGACAGCGTATAGACTGGGCTGGACGTGAAATGCCAGTATTGGCGCAAATTCGCGATCGCTTTGAGAAAGAAAAGCCCTTCGCTGGTTTACGCCTTGTAGCTTGCGCCCACATTACAACAGAAACAGCACATTTGGCGATCGCCCTCAAAGCCGGTGGTGCAGATGCTGTATTGATTGCTAGTAACCCTTTATCAACTCAAGATGACGTAGCAGCTTGCTTAGTCACCGATTACGAAATTCCCGTATTTGCCCAAAAAGGCGAAGACAACGCCACCTATAACCGCCACGTTCAAATCGCCCTAGATCATCGCCCCAACATCATCATTGATGACGGTAGCGACGTGGTAGCAGAATTGGTGCAAAACCGTCAACACCAAATCAGCGACTTGATTGGGACAACCGAAGAAACCACAACCGGAATCGTGCGGTTACGCGCCATGTTCAACGATGGTGTACTCACCTTCCCCGCAGTCAACGTTAACGACGCTGACACCAAGCACTTCTTTGATAATCGCTATGGTACTGGGCAATCAACCCTAGATGGCATTATCCGCGCCACAAATATTTTGTTGGCTGGTAAGAATGTTGTAGTTGTGGGTTATGGCTGGTGTGGTAAGGGTACAGCCCTGCGCGCCCGTGGTATGGGTGCTAATGTCATCGTTACCGAAATCGACCCCATCAAGGCAATTGAAGCCGTTATGGATGGTTTCCGTGTCCTCCCAATGGCGGAAGCTGCCACCTATGGTGATATCTTTATTACTGTGACAGGTAACAAGCACGTAGTTCGTGGTGAACACTTCGATGTCATGAAAGACGGTGCGATCGTTTGTAACTCCGGTCACTTTGATTTAGAACTTGATTTAAAATACTTAGCTTCTCAAGCGAAGGAAGTCAAGGAAGTCCGTCCTTTCACTGAAGAGTATAAATTGACCAGTGGTAAGTCAGTTGTGGTATTAGGACAAGGACGTTTGATTAACTTAGCTGCGGCTGAAGGACACCCCAGCGCAGTTATGGACATGAGTTTTGCTAACCAAGCGTTGGCTGTTGAATACCTGGTGAAGAATAAAGGTAAATTGGAACCCGGTTTACACTCTATTCCTGTAGAAGTTGATCAAGAAATCGCTCGTTTGAAGTTGGAAGCTATGGGTATTCACATTGATACTCTGACAGCAGACCAAATCGAGTACATCAATTCCTGGACTTCTGGAACCTAA
- a CDS encoding XisH family protein: MSAKDFFHNAVRLALEKDGWLITDDPLSFTVDGLDFRIDLAAERLLGAEKEGQKIAVEIKSFLGPSDVSEFHTALGQTLNYRSVLRKKEPDRILYLAIGNEIYKEFFLIPFIQEIIAEHQLKLLIFEAIKQEIVLWKE; encoded by the coding sequence ATGTCAGCAAAAGATTTTTTTCACAATGCGGTAAGGTTAGCTTTAGAGAAAGATGGTTGGTTAATTACTGATGATCCTTTATCATTTACAGTAGATGGTCTTGACTTTCGGATTGATTTAGCAGCAGAAAGACTGTTAGGAGCAGAAAAAGAAGGACAAAAAATAGCGGTTGAAATAAAATCTTTTTTAGGTCCATCTGATGTTAGTGAATTTCATACAGCTTTAGGACAAACACTTAATTACCGTTCTGTTTTAAGAAAAAAAGAACCCGACCGCATTTTATATCTAGCAATTGGTAATGAAATATACAAAGAGTTTTTTCTTATCCCATTCATTCAAGAAATCATTGCTGAACATCAATTAAAATTACTGATATTTGAAGCTATTAAACAGGAGATTGTTTTATGGAAGGAATGA
- a CDS encoding XisI protein encodes MEGMNYPELVKTVLARHTENHASKGTEKELIFDCERNSYLVVHVGWENNERAYGTIIHVDIRDGKIWIQRDFTEEGVASELVDLGVPKTDIVLGFKPPYMRQFTDFASV; translated from the coding sequence ATGGAAGGAATGAATTATCCTGAATTGGTAAAAACTGTATTAGCAAGACATACAGAAAATCATGCTTCCAAAGGAACAGAGAAAGAGTTGATTTTTGATTGTGAAAGAAATAGTTATTTAGTAGTTCATGTAGGATGGGAAAATAACGAAAGAGCTTATGGGACAATTATTCATGTAGATATTAGAGATGGAAAAATTTGGATTCAGAGAGACTTTACTGAGGAAGGGGTAGCTAGTGAGTTGGTAGATTTGGGAGTACCAAAAACGGATATTGTTTTAGGTTTTAAGCCACCTTATATGAGACAGTTTACTGATTTTGCATCTGTTTAG
- a CDS encoding helix-turn-helix domain-containing protein, translated as MSTKDELIVEQPKTSATPNSYPSSVAFIHNVLDEHGLDSYEFRLYAHIVRRTGGKPEGVCFASLRKTAEICKMSMRKAQDAIKVLIKANLITQTKRRGRTDEYRVTPVSNWVSKDQLDEIRKTIKITKDSSADSDINTEIAVESE; from the coding sequence ATGTCAACTAAAGACGAGCTTATAGTCGAACAACCAAAAACTTCTGCAACACCCAACTCTTATCCCTCCTCAGTGGCATTTATCCATAATGTCTTGGATGAACATGGTTTAGATTCCTATGAGTTTCGCTTATATGCTCATATAGTTCGTAGAACAGGGGGTAAACCTGAAGGGGTATGTTTTGCCAGTCTTCGCAAGACAGCAGAGATTTGCAAAATGAGTATGCGTAAAGCTCAAGATGCAATAAAAGTTCTTATCAAGGCTAATTTGATAACACAAACAAAACGGAGAGGACGCACAGATGAATATCGTGTTACTCCTGTCAGTAATTGGGTTTCCAAAGACCAACTAGATGAAATACGCAAAACCATTAAAATTACTAAGGACTCGTCTGCTGATTCAGACATTAATACTGAAATAGCAGTAGAAAGCGAGTAG
- a CDS encoding HNH endonuclease, which produces MSSIPKSIRQQVINEAGYRCEYCRTSSRLIGMPLVMDHILPSSLGGSDERENLSASCYRCNEFKGAKTKANDPVTNQSISLFNPRQQRWLEHFQWANGGTHIIGITACGRATVLVLRLNNEDILQARAIWISLNWHPPNN; this is translated from the coding sequence GTGTCATCCATCCCTAAATCTATTCGTCAACAAGTCATTAATGAGGCTGGATATAGATGTGAATATTGCCGCACATCTAGCCGTTTAATAGGTATGCCTTTAGTTATGGATCATATTTTGCCTAGTTCATTAGGTGGAAGTGATGAGCGAGAAAATTTATCTGCTTCCTGTTATCGCTGTAATGAATTTAAAGGGGCAAAAACAAAGGCTAATGATCCTGTAACTAATCAATCTATATCTTTGTTTAATCCTCGTCAACAAAGATGGTTAGAGCATTTTCAATGGGCAAATGGTGGTACTCATATTATTGGTATAACTGCTTGTGGAAGAGCAACGGTTCTAGTTTTAAGGTTAAATAATGAAGATATTTTACAAGCTAGGGCAATTTGGATTAGTTTAAATTGGCATCCTCCTAATAATTAA
- a CDS encoding ribbon-helix-helix domain-containing protein codes for MNIQIKPELEQIIQAQIATGRYANPEDVISKALKLLLEWEKGYQQWVEETREKVDVAIGQLDKGEGIDGDVVIEQLRDKLRQAREIQGCNYS; via the coding sequence ATGAATATCCAAATTAAACCTGAATTGGAGCAAATTATCCAAGCGCAAATTGCTACGGGTAGATATGCAAATCCTGAAGATGTGATTAGTAAGGCTTTGAAGTTGCTTTTGGAGTGGGAGAAGGGTTATCAGCAGTGGGTGGAAGAAACACGAGAAAAGGTTGATGTTGCTATTGGACAATTGGATAAAGGAGAAGGTATTGATGGGGATGTTGTGATTGAACAATTACGGGATAAGTTGCGTCAAGCCAGAGAGATACAAGGATGCAATTATTCATGA
- a CDS encoding cyclic nucleotide-binding domain-containing protein, whose translation MLSPVVTLKIFQKQPDPQKFSTGEAIFKEGQPGDYMFGILEGEVEILVNDKTVEIIESGEVFGTGILVGIKARTYTAIAKTDCKLAYLDESGFLFAVQETPVFAIKVMKSYAERLSRLQHKL comes from the coding sequence ATGTTAAGTCCTGTAGTTACACTGAAAATATTCCAGAAACAACCCGATCCTCAAAAATTTTCCACAGGTGAAGCCATCTTTAAGGAAGGACAACCAGGTGATTATATGTTTGGGATTTTAGAAGGAGAGGTAGAAATATTAGTCAATGATAAGACTGTAGAGATAATTGAGTCCGGTGAGGTGTTTGGTACTGGTATACTTGTAGGGATAAAAGCGAGGACTTATACTGCGATCGCTAAAACTGATTGCAAGCTGGCGTATTTGGACGAGTCTGGGTTTCTGTTTGCGGTTCAGGAAACGCCTGTATTTGCTATCAAGGTAATGAAAAGTTATGCAGAACGTCTCAGTCGCTTGCAGCATAAGCTATAA
- a CDS encoding VOC family protein, translating into MTITLDHTIVPAHDKEKSARFFAEIFGLKLDSPIGHFAAVHVNDKLTLDFADREDFESHHYAFHVSDEEFDAIFTRITEMGLEYSSDPMHENKGEINHRMGGRGFYFYDLDGHNLELLTRA; encoded by the coding sequence ATGACAATTACCTTAGACCATACTATAGTCCCTGCACATGATAAGGAAAAATCGGCACGGTTTTTTGCGGAAATTTTTGGACTAAAACTTGATAGTCCAATTGGTCATTTTGCGGCTGTCCATGTCAATGACAAGTTAACTTTAGATTTTGCTGACAGAGAAGATTTTGAATCTCATCATTATGCTTTTCACGTCAGTGATGAAGAATTTGATGCCATTTTCACACGCATCACAGAAATGGGACTTGAATATAGTAGCGACCCCATGCATGAAAACAAAGGTGAAATTAATCATAGAATGGGAGGTCGTGGTTTTTATTTCTATGATCTTGATGGTCATAATTTAGAACTGTTGACTCGTGCTTAA
- a CDS encoding cyclase family protein — protein sequence MKQNQNTITYSRIIHLSHIIDIDIPQWPGDPPVEITTVANIPQDGYYLRRFSLGEHSATHINAPKSFHDNGVGIDQYSAESLVLPGVVMDICDTATVNPDYSLTIADVLHWEKEHGKITAGSLVLLHTGWEDKWLNKTAFFNRDAEGIMHFPGFGYDVTQFLLEERQIAGLGIDTHGVDSGQDNSFTINSLVLAQERIVLENLTNLQQLPPKGTTLMIGVLRLRDGSGSPVGVLALVP from the coding sequence ATGAAACAAAATCAAAACACGATAACTTACTCACGGATCATACATCTGAGCCATATAATAGACATAGATATTCCCCAATGGCCTGGTGATCCCCCGGTAGAAATTACCACCGTCGCCAACATCCCACAGGATGGCTATTACTTACGCCGTTTCAGCTTAGGAGAACACAGCGCGACTCATATCAACGCACCGAAGAGTTTTCACGATAATGGGGTAGGAATTGACCAATACTCGGCTGAGTCGCTGGTTTTACCTGGGGTAGTTATGGATATCTGCGACACCGCAACGGTAAATCCTGATTACTCCTTGACTATTGCCGATGTTCTCCATTGGGAGAAAGAACACGGTAAAATTACTGCTGGTAGTTTAGTGCTACTTCATACTGGCTGGGAAGATAAATGGTTAAATAAAACTGCGTTTTTTAACCGAGATGCTGAAGGAATTATGCACTTTCCTGGTTTTGGCTATGATGTAACTCAGTTTCTCTTAGAAGAACGGCAAATTGCTGGTTTAGGTATTGATACGCATGGGGTGGACTCTGGACAGGATAACAGTTTTACTATTAACAGTCTAGTATTGGCACAGGAACGAATTGTTTTGGAAAATCTCACGAATTTGCAGCAGCTACCACCAAAGGGTACGACTTTAATGATTGGTGTTTTGAGGTTGCGGGATGGTTCCGGTTCTCCTGTGGGGGTGTTGGCTTTAGTACCATGA
- the trxA gene encoding thioredoxin translates to MSTDTVAYVEEGEFDPLLSAEKVVVVDFTATWCGPCRLVSPLMDQLAEEYKDRVRVVKVDIDNNKQVFKRFGLRSIPAVLMFKDGELAETIVGVSPYEQFTGAVDKLL, encoded by the coding sequence ATGTCTACTGACACAGTTGCTTATGTTGAAGAAGGTGAATTTGATCCTCTTTTAAGTGCAGAAAAAGTTGTGGTTGTTGATTTTACTGCTACTTGGTGTGGTCCCTGTCGTCTTGTTAGTCCGTTAATGGATCAACTTGCGGAAGAATATAAAGATCGCGTTCGGGTGGTGAAGGTAGATATTGACAATAACAAGCAGGTTTTCAAAAGATTTGGTCTGCGTAGCATTCCGGCGGTTTTAATGTTCAAGGATGGTGAGTTAGCAGAAACTATTGTCGGTGTTTCTCCTTACGAACAGTTCACTGGTGCTGTTGATAAGTTACTTTAA
- a CDS encoding glycosyltransferase family 2 protein, translating to MKLSLCMIVKNEAATLPKCLNSVKGVVDEMIILDTGSSDRTPEISQEFGAKVYHFQWCNDFSAARNAALKYVTGDWILVLDADETLSPSIVPQIRSAIESEEYLLINLVRQEVGAEQSPYSLVSRLFRNHPHIHFQRPYHALVDDSVSAILTQEPHWQIGYLQGVGILHKGYQKKAIAQNNKYAKAQTTMEAFLATHPDDPYVCSKLGALYVQTGKITQGLKLLQKGFNQANSLHQGITPVEQNYEILYELHYHLGIAHSHLQDTQEAIAHYQAAIKLPIYPLLKLGAYNNLGNLLKASGDINGAKIAYETTLKIDPSFVMGHYNLGMIFKALGLFTDAIACYQKAIRCNPNYAPAYQNLGVVQLKVGNVQASLTAFQNAILLYEQQNPEEANRLRQGLQEMGLLKS from the coding sequence ATGAAATTAAGTCTCTGCATGATTGTTAAAAATGAAGCAGCCACACTGCCTAAATGTTTAAATAGTGTTAAAGGTGTGGTAGATGAGATGATCATACTGGATACTGGTTCAAGCGATCGCACTCCTGAGATTTCCCAAGAATTCGGTGCGAAAGTATATCACTTTCAATGGTGTAATGATTTCAGTGCTGCTCGGAATGCGGCGTTAAAATATGTAACTGGTGATTGGATTTTGGTGTTAGATGCTGATGAGACTCTCAGCCCAAGTATTGTACCACAAATCAGGTCAGCAATTGAAAGTGAAGAATATCTGCTGATTAATCTGGTGCGTCAAGAAGTAGGCGCGGAACAATCTCCCTATTCTCTGGTGTCTCGACTGTTTCGCAACCATCCCCACATTCACTTTCAACGCCCCTATCATGCTTTAGTGGATGACAGTGTATCGGCAATTTTAACTCAGGAACCCCATTGGCAAATCGGTTATTTGCAAGGGGTGGGTATCTTACATAAAGGATATCAGAAAAAGGCGATCGCGCAAAATAATAAATATGCCAAAGCCCAAACTACAATGGAAGCGTTTCTGGCTACCCATCCCGATGATCCTTATGTTTGCAGTAAGTTAGGGGCTTTGTATGTGCAAACTGGTAAAATTACCCAAGGGTTAAAGTTATTACAAAAAGGTTTTAACCAGGCAAATTCTCTGCATCAGGGAATAACGCCAGTAGAGCAAAACTATGAGATTTTGTACGAACTACATTACCATTTAGGCATTGCTCACAGTCATTTACAAGATACTCAAGAGGCTATTGCTCATTATCAAGCCGCTATTAAATTGCCAATTTACCCCCTGCTCAAATTAGGAGCATACAACAATTTGGGTAACTTACTCAAGGCATCTGGTGATATTAACGGGGCGAAAATTGCTTACGAAACAACTTTAAAAATTGACCCTAGTTTCGTTATGGGACATTATAACTTGGGAATGATCTTTAAAGCTTTGGGTTTATTTACCGATGCGATCGCCTGTTACCAAAAAGCCATCCGATGTAATCCCAACTATGCACCAGCTTATCAAAATTTAGGGGTAGTACAGTTAAAAGTTGGCAACGTTCAAGCAAGTTTAACAGCCTTTCAAAATGCCATCCTGCTTTACGAACAAC